The proteins below come from a single Gossypium raimondii isolate GPD5lz chromosome 2, ASM2569854v1, whole genome shotgun sequence genomic window:
- the LOC105789246 gene encoding vesicle-associated protein 1-2 isoform X1 — translation MSRGDLLSIHPLELKFPFALRKQISCSLQLSNKTDNYVAFKVKTTNPKKYCVRPNAGVVLPRSTSDVIVTMQAQKEAPPDMNCRDKFLLQSVKVNDGITAKDITSELFNKEAGHVVEECKLKVVYLSPPQPPSPVHEGSEEGSSPRGSVSDNGHVNAAEFSTAAKAFNEQLEAQDLSPEQTRTHITKLTEEKKSALQQCNKIRHELELLKREGNKSGGGVSFMFVIIIGLLGIFMGYMMKS, via the exons ATGAGCAGGGGCGATCTCCTCAGCATCCATCCTTTAGAACTCAAGTTTCCTT TTGCGCTGAGGAAACAGATCTCTTGCTCTCTTCAATTATCGAATAAAACCGATAATTATGTAGCTTTCAAG gtgAAAACAACAAATCCGAAGAAGTATTGCGTTCGTCCTAACGCTGGTGTCGTCTTGCCTCGATCCACATCCGATGTTATAG TTACCATGCAAGCGCAAAAAGAGGCACCTCCTGATATGAATTGCAGGGATAAATTCCTCCTTCAAAGTGTAAAAGTAAATGATGGAATAACTGCAAAGGATATAACTTCAGAACTG tTTAACAAGGAAGCTGGGCATGTGGTTGAGGAATGCAAGTTGAAAGTTGTTTACCTTTCACCACCACAACCACCTTCACCAGTACATGAAGGTTCAGAAGAAGGGTCTTCACCGAGAGGCTCGGTTTCAGACAACGGACATGTCAATGCCGCAGAATTCTCTACA GCTGCTAAAGCATTTAACGAACAGCTTGAAGCTCAAGATTTATCTCCCGAG CAGACAAGAACTCATATAACGAAGCTGACCGAGGAGAAAAAAAGCGCACTTCAACAATGTAACAAGATTCGTCATGAACTG GAACTGTTGAAGCGCGAAGGCAACAAAAGCGGCGGCGGCGTGTCGTTCATGTTTGTCATCATCATCGGCTTGCTTGGCATATTTATGGGATATATGATGAAGTCATAA
- the LOC105789246 gene encoding vesicle-associated protein 1-2 isoform X2: MSRGDLLSIHPLELKFPFALRKQISCSLQLSNKTDNYVAFKVKTTNPKKYCVRPNAGVVLPRSTSDVIVTMQAQKEAPPDMNCRDKFLLQSVKVNDGITAKDITSELFNKEAGHVVEECKLKVVYLSPPQPPSPVHEGSEEGSSPRGSVSDNGHVNAAEFSTAAKAFNEQLEAQDLSPETRTHITKLTEEKKSALQQCNKIRHELELLKREGNKSGGGVSFMFVIIIGLLGIFMGYMMKS, translated from the exons ATGAGCAGGGGCGATCTCCTCAGCATCCATCCTTTAGAACTCAAGTTTCCTT TTGCGCTGAGGAAACAGATCTCTTGCTCTCTTCAATTATCGAATAAAACCGATAATTATGTAGCTTTCAAG gtgAAAACAACAAATCCGAAGAAGTATTGCGTTCGTCCTAACGCTGGTGTCGTCTTGCCTCGATCCACATCCGATGTTATAG TTACCATGCAAGCGCAAAAAGAGGCACCTCCTGATATGAATTGCAGGGATAAATTCCTCCTTCAAAGTGTAAAAGTAAATGATGGAATAACTGCAAAGGATATAACTTCAGAACTG tTTAACAAGGAAGCTGGGCATGTGGTTGAGGAATGCAAGTTGAAAGTTGTTTACCTTTCACCACCACAACCACCTTCACCAGTACATGAAGGTTCAGAAGAAGGGTCTTCACCGAGAGGCTCGGTTTCAGACAACGGACATGTCAATGCCGCAGAATTCTCTACA GCTGCTAAAGCATTTAACGAACAGCTTGAAGCTCAAGATTTATCTCCCGAG ACAAGAACTCATATAACGAAGCTGACCGAGGAGAAAAAAAGCGCACTTCAACAATGTAACAAGATTCGTCATGAACTG GAACTGTTGAAGCGCGAAGGCAACAAAAGCGGCGGCGGCGTGTCGTTCATGTTTGTCATCATCATCGGCTTGCTTGGCATATTTATGGGATATATGATGAAGTCATAA
- the LOC105789247 gene encoding probable aspartyl protease At4g16563 gives MVVKVTPLCLLYWLLISTWCLMVSTSGMVLIPLTHSLSKTQFTTPHHLLKTTSTRSATRFRHHLHHRHKQVSVPLSPGSDYTLSFTLGSPSSSTISLYLDTGSDLVWLPCSPFECILCESKTPPLSPPLNLSSSATAVPCKSSACSAAHSSLHSSDLCAIARCPLDSIEMSECNSFPCPPFYYAYGDGSLIGRLYKDSLTLPNSLSVQNFTFGCSHTTLGEPVGVAGFGFGRLSLPAQLSSVSPQLGNRFSYCLVSHSFDSNRVRRPSPLILGRYEDKENQFGNELVEFVYTGMLSNPKHPYFYSVGLEGISVGKRNIPAPENLKRVDRRGSGGMVVDSGTTFTMLPASLYDSVVTEFDHRVSRFYKRANTVEESTGLSPCYFYNKVVAAKVPAITLHFAGNGSSVVLPRKNYFYEFIDGGDGVREKRNVGCLMLMNGGDEEELSGGPGATLGNYQQQGFEVVYDLEKRKVGFARRKCSSLWDSLKN, from the coding sequence ATGGTGGTAAAGGTAACTCCACTTTGCTTGCTATATTGGCTGTTAATTTCAACATGGTGCCTTATGGTTTCAACGTCAGGAATGGTGTTGATTCCATTAACTCATTCATTATCAAAAACCCAATTCACCACTCCACACCACTTGCTTAAAACCACCTCAACTCGTTCAGCAACTCGGTTCCGCCACCATCTTCACCACCGTCACAAACAAGTGTCAGTCCCTCTTTCACCTGGTAGTGATTATACACTTTCGTTTACTCTTGGTTCACCTTCTTCTTCAACTATTTCACTTTATCTTGATACTGGTAGTGATCTCGTTTGGCTTCCTTGTTCACCATTTGAATGTATTTTATGTGAATCGAAAACGCCACCGCTTTCTCCTCCGCTTAATCTTTCTTCATCTGCTACTGCTGTACCATGCAAATCCTCCGCTTGCTCCGCCGCTCATTCTTCTCTTCATTCTTCTGACCTTTGTGCCATCGCACGGTGTCCACTTGATTCTATCGAAATGTCGGAATGTAACTCTTTTCCTTGTCCGCCGTTTTACTATGCGTACGGTGACGGCAGTTTAATCGGCCGGCTTTATAAAGACTCGTTAACTCTCCCGAACTCACTTTCGGTTCAAAACTTCACTTTCGGCTGTTCTCACACCACGTTGGGTGAACCGGTCGGTGTAGCCGGGTTCGGGTTCGGCCGGTTGTCTTTACCGGCTCAGCTTTCCTCCGTGTCGCCGCAACTCGGTAATAGATTCTCATACTGTTTAGTTTCTCACTCGTTTGATTCTAACAGAGTCAGGCGACCGAGTCCACTCATTCTCGGTCGGTACGAGGATAAAGAAAATCAGTTCGGTAACGAACTCGTTGAATTCGTTTATACCGGTATGCTTTCTAATCCTAAACATCCCTACTTTTATTCTGTTGGGTTAGAAGGAATCTCAGTCGGAAAAAGGAATATTCCGGCACCGGAGAATTTAAAAAGGGTTGATAGAAGAGGAAGTGGAGGAATGGTTGTGGATTCAGGTACAACTTTCACTATGTTACCAGCGAGTTTATACGACTCGGTGGTGACTGAGTTCGATCACCGAGTTAGCCGGTTTTACAAGCGAGCAAACACGGTCGAAGAATCAACCGGGTTGAGTCCgtgttatttttataacaaGGTAGTAGCCGCCAAAGTACCCGCGATTACGTTGCATTTCGCGGGGAACGGATCCAGTGTGGTACTGCCGAGGAAGAATTACTTTTACGAGTTCATCGACGGAGGTGATGGAGTAAGGGAAAAGAGGAATGTAGGGTGTTTGATGTTGATGAACGGTGGTGATGAAGAGGAATTGAGTGGTGGGCCAGGGGCTACACTTGGGAATTACCAACAGCAAGGTTTTGAAGTGGTTTATGATTTGGAGAAAAGGAAGGTTGGATTTGCAAGAAGAAAATGTTCTTCTTTGTGGGATAGtttgaaaaattaa